A region from the Brassica napus cultivar Da-Ae chromosome C8, Da-Ae, whole genome shotgun sequence genome encodes:
- the LOC106412773 gene encoding uncharacterized protein LOC106412773: MDPLYVNSTGFVHSPGFVNLSSSQNTQTIDVESSQFPSFSSQSSVGPTPLERRKWTAKEDLVLISAWLNTIKDPIVGNEQKAGAFWKRIEVYVNASPQLNGCPPRESSQCKQRWGRVNDSVGKFVGSFEAALKNQASGQNENDYLSKDGAKDKGKESADKRKDQAEVVVEDDEVRPPGVKTSKAAKRRKHGNEAAFDQINDILAVKNEISKNKILSCLLAKPEDTLSDIEVSLKNKLISEML, translated from the exons ATGGATCCTCTCTATGTTAACTCTACCGGGTTTGTCCACTCTCCCGGTTTTGTTAACCTCTCATCTTCACAGAACACTCAAACAATAGACGTAGAGTCTTCTCAGTTCCCTAGCTTTAGTAGTCAGAGCTCTGTAGGTCCTACGCCATTGGAAAGGCGGAAGTGGACGGCAAAAGAAGACTTGGTGCTGATcagtgcttggttgaacacCATCAAGGATCCGATTGTCGGTAATGAGCAGAAGGCAGGGGCGTTTTGGAAGAGAATAGAGGTCTACGTTAACGCCAGCCCTCAGCTCAATGGCTGTCCTCCTAGAGAGTCTAGTcagtgtaagcagaggtgggggAGAGTGAACGACTCGGTGGGGAAGTTTGTAGGATCCTTTGAGGCCgctttgaagaaccaagctaGTGGCCAAAACGAGAATGAT TACCTGTCCAAAGATGGTGCAAAGGACAAAGGCAAGGAATCTGCGGACAAGaggaaggatcaagcggaggtGGTGGTCGAGGATGATGAGGTGCGGCCTCCTGGTGTTAAGACTAGCAAAGCAGCGAAACGGAGGAAGCACGGGAATGAAGCAGCTTTTGATCAAATAAACGACATCCTAGCTGTGAAAAATGAGATATCGAAAAATAAAATCCTTAGCTGTCTCCTAGCCAAACCAGAAGACACACTATCTGATATTGAAGTCTCTCTTAAGAACAAACTCATATCTGAAATGCTTTGA
- the LOC106412772 gene encoding F-box/kelch-repeat protein SKIP25-like — MTTVAAVTPPAKRRRTDGGKEIAIIEGLPDHVSEICLSLVCSPSLLAAVCTRWRRLVYSPEFPPFSSLYALFVDSNSDPARVNPAIRFMCFDPVSSKWDPLPPPPPDPPLHRILYRHPSYISFNFPIQCVSAAGKLVLIAGSNRELSPAISHPLIFDPIYSTWTSGPPFESPRRWCATGACGGVVYVASGVGSQFSSTVAKSIEKLDLTDHNRSNWQKLREMRDSRFSREAIDAVGWRRKLLMVNVKGDAIKEGAIYDVVNDDWEAMPEEMAAGWRGPVAAMEEEALYSVDERNGTVRIYNEEEREWREVTVVEGGEQMLKGAQQVTAVAGKLCVVTVDGRILVVDVMAEPAKIWTVENPQGLEPVSVHVLPRMSRPDIS, encoded by the coding sequence ATGACTACCGTCGCCGCGGTAACACCGCCGGCGAAGCGAAGAAGAACCGACGGCGGAAAAGAAATCGCCATAATCGAAGGACTTCCCGACCACGTATCAGAGATCTGCCTTTCCCTCGTCTGCAGTCCGTCACTACTCGCCGCCGTTTGTACACGGTGGCGCCGCCTCGTATACTCCCCCGAGTTTCCACCGTTCTCGTCTCTCTACGCGCTTTTCGTGGATTCGAACTCGGATCCAGCTCGGGTCAACCCAGCTATCCGGTTCATGTGTTTCGACCCGGTTTCTTCTAAATGGGATCcgcttcctcctcctccacctgaCCCACCTCTTCACCGGATTCTCTACCGTCATCCGTCGTATATTTCATTTAACTTTCCGATTCAGTGCGTTTCCGCCGCCGGGAAACTCGTTCTCATCGCCGGGAGTAACCGGGAattatctccggcgatctctcacCCTCTAATTTTCGATCCAATCTATTCTACTTGGACCTCCGGGCCACCATTCGAATCCCCGAGACGGTGGTGTGCAACCGGAGCTTGCGGCGGAGTTGTATACGTTGCTAGTGGTGTAGGCTCACAATTCTCGTCAACAGTCGCGAAATCGATCGAGAAACTTGATCTCACGGATCATAATCGGAGTAACTGGCAGAAGTTAAGAGAGATGAGAGACTCACGGTTTAGCCGTGAAGCCATTGACGCAGTTGGATGGAGAAGGAAGCTTTTAATGGTGAATGTTAAAGGGGATGCGATTAAAGAAGGAGCTATATACGACGTCGTCAACGACGATTGGGAAGCGATGCCGGAGGAAATGGCGGCGGGATGGAGAGGCCCGGTGGCGGCTATGGAGGAGGAGGCGCTTTATTCAGTTGATGAGAGGAATGGAACAGTGAGAATATATAatgaggaggagagagaatggaGAGAAGTAACGGTGGTGGAAGGTGGAGAACAGATGCTTAAAGGAGCTCAGCAAGTTACGGCGGTCGCCGGAAAACTCTGTGTTGTTACCGTTGACGGAAGAATTTTAGTGGTGGATGTTATGGCGGAGCCTGCAAAGATTTGGACCGTGGAGAACCCTCAAGGGCTTGAACCGGTTTCGGTTCATGTATTGCCAAGAATGAGCCGACCGGATATCAGCTGa